One genomic segment of Canis lupus baileyi chromosome 9, mCanLup2.hap1, whole genome shotgun sequence includes these proteins:
- the GMFB gene encoding glia maturation factor beta, with translation MSESLVVCDVAEDLVEKLRKFRFRKETNNAAIIMKIDKDKRLVVLDEELEGISPDELKDELPERQPRFIVYSYKYQHDDGRVSYPLCFIFSSPVGCKPEQQMMYAGSKNKLVQTAELTKVFEIRNTEDLTEEWLREKLGFFH, from the exons ATG agtgAGTCTTTGGTGGTTTGTGATGTTGCTGAAGATTTAGTGGAAAAGCTGAGAAAGTTTCGTTTtcgcaaagaaacaaacaatgctgCCATTATAA tgaagaTTGATAAGGATAAACGCCTGGTGGTACTGGATGAAGAGCTTGAG GGCATTTCACCAGATGAACTTAAAGATGAACTGCCTGAACGACAACCTCG CTTCATTGTGTATAGTTATAAATACCAACATGATGATGGAAGAGTTTCATATCctctgtgctttattttctccAGTCCTGTTG GGTGTAAGCCTGAACAACAGATGATGTATGCTGGGAGTAAGAATAAGCTAGTCCAAACAGCTGAACTAACCAAG GTATTCGAAATAAGAAATACCGAAGACCTAACCGAAGAATGGTTACGTGAGAAACTTGGATTTTTCCACTAA